From one Streptomyces sp. ICC1 genomic stretch:
- the raiA gene encoding ribosome-associated translation inhibitor RaiA, translating to MDIVVKGRKTEVPDRFRKHVAEKLNPERIQRLDAKVISLDVEVSKEHNPRQADRSDRVEITLRSRGPVIRAEAAAADPYAALDLAQDKLEARLRKQHDKRHTRRGSGRLSAAEVADAVPDAATLNGNGEPVNGEKTDAVPTTRIGSLEVQGEGPLIVREKTHSAAPMSLDQALYEMELVGHDFYLFVDSDTKMPSVVYRRHGYDYGVIHLNPDASGSNELDGAGAGGALGG from the coding sequence GTGGACATCGTCGTCAAGGGCCGTAAGACCGAGGTGCCCGACCGGTTCCGCAAGCACGTGGCCGAGAAGCTGAATCCGGAGCGGATCCAGAGGCTCGACGCCAAGGTGATCAGCTTGGACGTCGAGGTGTCCAAGGAGCACAACCCGCGCCAGGCCGACCGTTCCGACCGCGTGGAGATCACCCTGCGTTCGCGGGGCCCGGTGATCCGGGCCGAGGCCGCCGCCGCCGACCCGTACGCGGCGCTCGACCTCGCTCAGGACAAGCTGGAGGCCCGGCTGCGCAAGCAGCACGACAAGCGCCACACCCGGCGCGGCAGCGGACGGCTCTCGGCGGCCGAGGTCGCCGACGCGGTTCCGGACGCCGCGACCCTGAACGGCAACGGCGAGCCGGTCAACGGCGAGAAGACGGACGCGGTCCCGACCACCCGGATCGGATCGCTCGAAGTGCAGGGCGAAGGCCCGCTCATCGTCCGCGAGAAGACCCACTCGGCCGCACCCATGTCGCTCGACCAGGCCCTCTACGAGATGGAACTGGTCGGCCACGACTTCTACCTGTTCGTCGATTCCGACACCAAGATGCCGAGCGTCGTCTACCGGCGCCACGGCTACGACTACGGCGTGATTCACCTGAACCCGGACGCCTCCGGCTCGAACGAGCTCGACGGCGCGGGAGCGGGAGGCGCGCTCGGCGGCTGA
- a CDS encoding GNAT family protein, producing MDPIDLTTERLVLRPLAPSDTDEVYAACQDLGIQRWIPVPLPYGRSDAEAFTARSPGGWQDGSEYNIAVRLGADGPLVACMGVVPDGAHAHEVGYWTVPGHRGRGYMTEALPAVVRWAFTELGCVRMVWRAGVGNDASRTVAEKAGFTIEGVQRAAMEHRGTLRDCWIGAMLPSDLGLPSRLPYLPAPADERARRPRAALASAPGPVVRGAV from the coding sequence ATGGACCCGATCGACTTGACCACCGAGCGCCTGGTGCTGCGCCCCCTCGCCCCCTCCGACACCGACGAGGTGTACGCGGCGTGCCAGGACCTGGGCATCCAGCGCTGGATCCCCGTGCCCCTCCCGTACGGGCGCTCGGACGCCGAGGCCTTCACGGCCCGGTCCCCGGGCGGGTGGCAGGACGGCTCGGAGTACAACATCGCGGTCCGGCTCGGCGCCGACGGCCCGCTCGTCGCCTGCATGGGCGTCGTCCCGGACGGCGCGCACGCGCACGAGGTCGGCTACTGGACCGTCCCCGGGCACCGCGGCCGCGGCTACATGACCGAGGCCCTGCCCGCCGTGGTGCGCTGGGCCTTCACCGAACTCGGCTGCGTACGGATGGTCTGGCGCGCCGGGGTCGGCAACGACGCCTCCCGCACGGTCGCCGAGAAGGCCGGCTTCACCATCGAGGGCGTCCAGCGCGCGGCCATGGAGCACCGCGGGACCCTGCGGGACTGCTGGATCGGCGCCATGCTCCCCTCGGACCTCGGCCTCCCCTCCCGTCTCCCGTACCTGCCCGCACCCGCCGACGAACGGGCCCGGCGTCCTCGGGCGGCCCTCGCGTCCGCGCCCGGCCCCGTTGTCAGAGGGGCGGTCTAG
- a CDS encoding agmatine deiminase family protein, producing MTTFRMPAEWTDHEGCLMAWPTRQELWGEVFDEVKAEYAQVAAAIAAFEPVTMVALPGSGDEARALCGDGVEVIELPLDDSWFRDSGPIFVLGPDGQRAGVDFRFNAWGGKHFPYDTDDKIAAALLQHFGVDRIDSRMILEGGAITVDGEGTLITTEQCLLHPNRNPDMTKAEIEAELIARLGVTKVIWLPYGGLLDTETDGHVDGVCAFVAPGKVIVTLPGDPEHPDHERMRANRAVLEAATDAAGRPFEIIDLPQSAFVEVDGRETEVGYLNFYIANGGVVVPVAGTSEDEGALAVIAAALPGRKVVGVRSRVIAYGGGGVHCITQQVPSAARPAPRGPAGGGGAQRGRGVEGPHGGGGTFDVGGESGEVVLVAAPSARHRVRARGHDPARRIALAASARLRRAGVPARVAPVLRLRRAVADQAGLGAPERRENLAGAMEAGPDAVRVTAGAARIVLVDDLVTTGATLAEAARALRAAGAGPVCGAAVVAATAGSFGRPGAPGRDRSDPGGSGPQRVRGKKLVNRFGTGGEGASLQVVRGNSHLNGGTFR from the coding sequence ATGACGACGTTCCGGATGCCCGCCGAGTGGACCGACCACGAAGGCTGTCTGATGGCGTGGCCCACCCGCCAGGAGCTGTGGGGCGAAGTCTTCGACGAGGTCAAGGCCGAGTACGCCCAGGTCGCGGCCGCGATCGCCGCGTTCGAGCCGGTCACCATGGTGGCCCTGCCCGGCAGCGGGGACGAGGCCCGCGCGCTGTGCGGGGACGGCGTCGAGGTGATCGAGCTTCCGCTGGACGACTCCTGGTTCCGGGACTCCGGGCCGATCTTCGTCCTCGGTCCCGACGGGCAGCGGGCCGGCGTGGACTTCCGCTTCAACGCCTGGGGCGGCAAGCACTTCCCCTACGACACCGACGACAAGATCGCCGCGGCCCTGCTGCAGCACTTCGGCGTGGACCGGATCGACTCCCGGATGATCCTCGAGGGCGGCGCGATCACCGTCGACGGCGAGGGCACGCTGATCACCACCGAGCAGTGCCTCCTGCACCCGAACCGCAACCCGGACATGACCAAGGCGGAGATCGAGGCCGAGCTGATCGCCCGCCTCGGTGTCACCAAGGTGATCTGGCTGCCGTACGGCGGCCTGCTGGACACCGAGACCGACGGGCACGTGGACGGCGTCTGCGCCTTCGTCGCCCCCGGCAAGGTGATCGTGACCCTGCCGGGCGACCCCGAACATCCGGACCACGAGCGCATGCGCGCGAACCGCGCCGTCCTGGAGGCGGCCACCGACGCCGCCGGGCGACCGTTCGAGATCATCGACCTGCCGCAGAGCGCGTTCGTCGAGGTCGACGGCCGGGAGACCGAGGTCGGCTACCTGAACTTCTACATCGCCAACGGCGGGGTCGTCGTCCCGGTCGCCGGCACCTCCGAGGACGAGGGCGCGCTCGCCGTCATCGCGGCCGCGCTGCCCGGCCGCAAGGTCGTCGGGGTCCGCTCGCGCGTGATCGCGTACGGCGGTGGCGGCGTCCACTGCATCACCCAGCAGGTCCCCTCCGCCGCCCGCCCCGCCCCTCGGGGCCCCGCCGGCGGCGGTGGGGCTCAGCGGGGCCGGGGCGTGGAGGGGCCGCATGGCGGCGGGGGGACGTTCGATGTGGGGGGGGAGTCGGGGGAGGTGGTCCTGGTCGCCGCGCCCTCCGCGCGCCACCGGGTCCGGGCGCGCGGACACGATCCGGCGCGCAGGATCGCGCTGGCCGCCTCGGCGCGGCTGCGGCGGGCCGGTGTGCCCGCGCGCGTGGCGCCCGTACTGCGGCTGCGGCGGGCGGTGGCCGACCAGGCGGGCCTGGGGGCGCCGGAGCGCCGGGAGAACCTCGCGGGGGCCATGGAGGCCGGGCCGGACGCCGTGCGGGTGACGGCCGGGGCGGCCCGGATCGTGCTCGTGGACGATCTCGTGACCACCGGGGCCACGCTGGCGGAGGCCGCGCGGGCGCTGCGCGCGGCCGGGGCCGGACCCGTGTGCGGGGCGGCCGTGGTGGCCGCCACGGCCGGTTCCTTCGGCCGTCCCGGCGCGCCCGGACGGGACCGGTCCGATCCGGGCGGATCCGGTCCGCAACGCGTACGGGGCAAAAAACTTGTGAATAGATTTGGAACTGGCGGGGAAGGCGCATCGTTGCAGGTAGTAAGAGGGAACAGCCACCTGAACGGAGGTACGTTCCGGTAG
- a CDS encoding urease subunit alpha has translation MAVHGPRAGDRIRLGDSGLIVRVESDSQKPGDEFLAGFGKTARDGLHLKAAAVRDTCDIVISNALVIDAVLGIRKTSIGIREGRIHAIGRAGNPDTLDGVEVVVGTGTTIVSGEGMIVTAGAVDTHVHLLSPRIMEASLASGVTTIIGQEFGPVWGVGVNSPWALKHAFNAFDAWPVNIGFLARGSSSDPAPLVEALAEGGASGFKVHEDMGAHTRALDTALRVAEEHDVQVALHTDGLNECLSVEDTLRVLDGRTIHAFHIEGCGGGHVPNVLKMAGVPNVIGSSTNPTLPFGRDALGEHFGMIVSAHDLKVDLPGDAAMARDRIRAGTMGAEDLLHDLGVIGITSSDAQGMGRAGETVRRTFAMAGKMKTELGPLDGEGSYGTAESGDDNERVLRYMAKLTINPAIAHGLAHEVGSIEVGKLADLVLWWPQYFGAKPQLVLKGGFPAYGVTGDPNASTDRCEPLVLGPQFGSYGATAADISVAFVAEAAVQNGDLMPTRRRRVAVRGTRGIGPKDMLRNSRTGSVDVHPGTGLVSLDGEPLVSEPADSISLGRLYFL, from the coding sequence ATGGCGGTGCACGGCCCCCGCGCCGGGGACCGCATCCGGCTCGGCGACTCCGGGCTCATCGTCCGCGTCGAGTCCGATTCCCAGAAGCCCGGCGACGAGTTCCTCGCCGGCTTCGGCAAGACCGCCCGCGACGGACTGCACCTGAAGGCCGCCGCCGTCCGCGACACCTGCGACATCGTGATCAGCAACGCACTGGTCATCGACGCGGTGCTCGGCATCCGCAAGACCAGCATCGGCATCCGCGAGGGCCGCATCCACGCGATCGGCCGCGCCGGGAACCCCGACACCCTCGACGGGGTGGAGGTGGTCGTCGGCACGGGTACGACCATCGTCTCGGGCGAGGGCATGATCGTCACCGCCGGCGCCGTCGACACCCACGTGCACCTGCTGTCCCCCCGCATCATGGAGGCCTCGCTCGCGTCCGGGGTCACCACGATCATCGGCCAGGAGTTCGGCCCGGTATGGGGCGTCGGAGTCAACTCCCCGTGGGCGCTCAAGCACGCCTTCAACGCCTTCGACGCCTGGCCCGTCAACATCGGCTTCCTCGCCCGCGGTTCGTCCTCCGACCCGGCTCCGCTCGTCGAGGCCCTCGCCGAGGGCGGTGCGAGCGGCTTCAAGGTCCACGAGGACATGGGCGCCCACACCCGCGCCCTGGACACCGCCCTGCGCGTGGCCGAGGAACACGACGTGCAAGTCGCCCTGCACACGGACGGGTTGAACGAGTGCCTGTCCGTCGAGGACACCCTGCGGGTGCTGGACGGCCGCACCATCCACGCCTTCCACATCGAGGGCTGCGGCGGCGGACACGTCCCCAACGTCCTGAAGATGGCCGGCGTGCCGAACGTGATCGGCTCCTCCACCAACCCCACCCTGCCCTTCGGCCGGGACGCGCTCGGCGAGCACTTCGGCATGATCGTCTCGGCGCACGACCTGAAGGTCGACCTGCCCGGTGACGCCGCCATGGCCCGCGACCGGATCCGCGCGGGCACCATGGGCGCCGAGGACCTCCTGCACGACCTCGGGGTCATCGGGATCACCTCCTCCGACGCGCAGGGCATGGGCCGCGCGGGCGAGACCGTACGCCGCACCTTCGCGATGGCCGGGAAGATGAAGACCGAGCTCGGCCCGCTGGACGGCGAAGGGTCCTACGGCACCGCCGAGAGCGGCGACGACAACGAGCGCGTCCTGCGCTACATGGCCAAGCTCACCATCAACCCGGCGATCGCCCACGGCCTCGCGCACGAGGTCGGCTCGATCGAGGTCGGCAAGCTCGCCGACCTCGTGCTGTGGTGGCCCCAGTACTTCGGCGCCAAGCCGCAGTTGGTCCTCAAGGGCGGCTTCCCGGCGTACGGGGTCACCGGCGATCCGAACGCCTCCACCGACCGCTGCGAACCGCTGGTCCTCGGGCCGCAGTTCGGCTCGTACGGGGCGACCGCGGCCGACATATCGGTGGCGTTCGTCGCGGAGGCCGCCGTGCAGAACGGCGACCTGATGCCCACCCGGCGCCGCCGCGTCGCGGTCCGCGGGACCCGGGGCATCGGGCCGAAGGACATGCTCCGCAACTCCCGTACCGGCAGCGTCGACGTGCACCCCGGCACCGGCCTGGTGTCCCTGGACGGCGAGCCCCTGGTCTCGGAACCGGCCGACTCCATCTCGCTCGGCCGCCTCTACTTCCTCTAG
- a CDS encoding response regulator transcription factor, with amino-acid sequence MADSFGPVREDDGAGCREEGRAAEPIRVLVVDDHALFRRGLEIVLAQEEDIQVVGEAGDGAEAVDKAADLLPDIVLMDVRMPRRGGIEACTSIKEVAPSAKIIMLTISDEEADLYDAIKAGATGYLLKEISTDEVATAIRAVADGQSQISPSMASKLLTEFKSMIQRTDERRLVPAPRLTDRELEVLKLVATGMNNRDIAKELFISENTVKNHVRNILEKLQLHSRMEAVVYAMREKILEIR; translated from the coding sequence ATGGCGGACAGCTTCGGGCCGGTGCGCGAGGACGACGGTGCGGGCTGCCGTGAGGAAGGACGGGCCGCAGAGCCGATCCGGGTGCTCGTGGTCGACGACCACGCGCTGTTCCGGCGCGGACTGGAGATCGTCCTCGCGCAGGAGGAGGACATCCAGGTCGTCGGCGAGGCCGGGGACGGTGCGGAGGCCGTCGACAAGGCGGCGGACCTGCTGCCGGACATCGTGCTGATGGACGTGCGGATGCCCAGGCGCGGCGGGATCGAGGCGTGCACCTCGATCAAGGAGGTGGCGCCCTCCGCGAAGATCATCATGCTGACGATCAGCGACGAGGAGGCGGACCTCTACGACGCGATCAAGGCGGGTGCCACGGGGTACCTCCTGAAGGAGATCTCCACGGACGAGGTCGCCACGGCGATCCGGGCGGTGGCGGACGGGCAGTCGCAGATCAGCCCGTCGATGGCGTCGAAGCTCCTGACGGAGTTCAAGTCGATGATCCAGCGGACGGACGAGCGGCGGCTGGTGCCGGCGCCCAGGCTCACGGACCGGGAGCTGGAGGTCCTCAAGCTGGTGGCCACGGGGATGAACAACCGCGACATCGCCAAGGAGCTGTTCATCTCCGAGAACACCGTGAAGAACCACGTGCGCAACATCCTGGAGAAGCTGCAACTGCACTCCAGGATGGAGGCGGTGGTGTACGCGATGCGGGAGAAGATCCTCGAGATCCGCTAG
- a CDS encoding TetR family transcriptional regulator C-terminal domain-containing protein yields the protein MSDRRTEILRAATRVIARRGVRGLRVGELAAEAGVSTSLIYYHFTDRAGILRRTLEFISDRAERYTAEREAGADGGESPRDELTQVLLLELQDTPEVRENSTAWGELRASAVFDPDLREEVAKATHSWVHEISYLLAQARPVGTAPEHAAAAERLTALLEGLSVRWLSGSLPLEHARRLLSDAITAELDA from the coding sequence GTGTCAGACCGTCGAACAGAAATACTCAGGGCCGCCACGCGCGTCATCGCGCGCCGCGGCGTGCGCGGGCTCCGCGTGGGAGAGCTGGCAGCCGAGGCCGGCGTGTCCACCTCGCTGATCTACTACCACTTCACCGACCGCGCCGGGATCCTCCGCCGGACGCTGGAGTTCATCAGCGACCGCGCCGAGCGCTACACCGCCGAGCGCGAGGCCGGCGCGGACGGCGGCGAGAGCCCCCGCGACGAACTGACGCAGGTCCTGCTCCTCGAGCTCCAGGACACCCCGGAGGTCCGCGAGAACAGCACGGCCTGGGGCGAGCTCCGGGCCAGCGCCGTCTTCGATCCGGACCTGCGCGAGGAGGTGGCGAAAGCCACCCACAGCTGGGTGCACGAGATCTCCTACCTCCTGGCCCAGGCCAGGCCCGTCGGCACGGCCCCCGAGCACGCGGCCGCCGCCGAGCGCCTGACGGCCCTCCTCGAGGGCCTCAGCGTCCGCTGGCTCAGCGGCTCGCTGCCCCTGGAGCACGCACGCCGTCTCCTCTCCGACGCGATCACGGCAGAACTGGACGCCTAG
- the secA gene encoding preprotein translocase subunit SecA, translated as MSVFNKLMRAGEGKILKKLHRIADQVNSIEEDFVNLSDADLRALTDEYKQRFQDGETLDDLLPEAFATVREAAKRVLGQRHYDVQMMGGAALHLGYVAEMKTGEGKTLVGTLPAYLNALSGKGVHLITVNDYLAERDSEMMGRVHKFLGLEVGCILANMSPAQRREQYAADVTYGTNNEFGFDYLRDNMAWSQDELVQRGHNFAVVDEVDSILVDEARTPLIISGPADQATKWYADFAKLVTRLTKGEPGQPLKGIEETGDYEVDEKKRTVAIHETGVAKVEDWLGIENLYESVNTPLVGYLNNAIKAKELFKNDKDYVVIDGEVMIVDEHTGRILAGRRYNEGMHQAIEAKEGVDIKDENQTLATITLQNFFRLYSKLSGMTGTAMTEAAEFHQIYKLGVVPIPTNRDMVRIDQADLIYRTEVAKFSAVVDDIAEKHEKGQPILVGTVSVEKSEYLSQQLSKRGIPHEVLNAKQHDREATIVAQAGRRGAVTVATNMAGRGTDIKLGGNPDDLAEAELRQRGLDPEEHIEEWAHALPEALTRAEAAVKAEFEEVKELGGLYVLGTERHESRRIDNQLRGRSGRQGDPGESRFYLSLGDDLMRLFKAQMVERVMSMANVPDDVPIENKMVTRAIASAQSQVETQNFETRKNVLKYDEVLNNQRTVIYAERRRVLEGEDLQEQIRHMMDDTIDAYITAETVEGFAEEWDLDRLWNAFGQLYPIKVTVEELEDAAGDRAGITAEFIAESVKDDIHEQYEAREATLGSDIMRELERRVVLSVLDRKWREHLYEMDYLQEGIGLRAMAQKDPLVEYQREGFDMFNAMQEGIKEESVGYLFNLEVQVEQQVEEVPVQDAGPSLSKPEIRAKGLDAPQRPDRLHFSAPTVDGEGGVVEGDFASESGEDSGMTRAERRKAAKASGGRRRKK; from the coding sequence GTGTCCGTCTTCAACAAGCTCATGCGTGCAGGCGAAGGCAAGATCCTCAAAAAACTGCACCGCATCGCGGACCAGGTCAACTCCATCGAAGAGGACTTCGTCAACCTCTCCGACGCCGACTTGCGTGCGCTCACGGACGAGTACAAGCAGCGCTTCCAGGACGGCGAGACCCTGGACGACCTGCTTCCCGAGGCCTTCGCGACCGTCCGCGAGGCCGCCAAGCGCGTCCTCGGCCAGCGTCACTACGACGTCCAGATGATGGGTGGCGCGGCGCTGCACCTCGGCTACGTGGCCGAGATGAAGACCGGTGAGGGCAAGACCCTCGTCGGCACGCTCCCCGCGTACCTGAACGCGCTGTCCGGCAAGGGCGTCCACCTGATCACGGTGAACGACTACCTCGCCGAGCGCGACTCCGAGATGATGGGCCGGGTGCACAAGTTCCTCGGCCTCGAGGTCGGGTGCATCCTGGCGAACATGTCGCCGGCGCAGCGCCGTGAGCAGTACGCCGCCGACGTCACGTACGGCACGAACAACGAGTTCGGCTTCGACTACCTCCGCGACAACATGGCGTGGTCGCAGGACGAGCTCGTCCAGCGCGGCCACAACTTCGCCGTGGTCGACGAGGTCGACTCGATCCTCGTCGACGAGGCCCGTACCCCGCTGATCATCTCCGGCCCGGCCGACCAGGCCACCAAGTGGTACGCGGACTTCGCGAAGCTGGTCACCCGCCTGACCAAGGGCGAGCCCGGCCAGCCCCTCAAGGGCATCGAGGAGACCGGCGACTACGAGGTCGACGAGAAGAAGCGCACCGTCGCCATCCACGAGACCGGTGTCGCGAAGGTCGAGGACTGGCTCGGCATCGAGAACCTCTACGAGTCGGTGAACACCCCGCTCGTCGGCTACCTGAACAACGCCATCAAGGCGAAGGAACTGTTCAAGAACGACAAGGACTACGTCGTCATCGACGGCGAGGTCATGATCGTCGACGAGCACACCGGCCGCATCCTGGCCGGGCGCCGCTACAACGAGGGCATGCACCAGGCGATCGAGGCGAAGGAAGGGGTGGACATCAAGGACGAGAACCAGACCCTCGCCACGATCACCCTGCAGAACTTCTTCCGCCTCTACTCGAAGCTGTCGGGCATGACCGGTACGGCCATGACCGAGGCCGCCGAGTTCCACCAGATCTACAAGCTCGGTGTCGTCCCGATCCCGACCAACCGCGACATGGTCCGCATCGACCAGGCGGACCTGATCTACCGGACCGAGGTCGCGAAGTTCTCCGCCGTCGTCGACGACATCGCGGAGAAGCACGAGAAGGGCCAGCCGATCCTCGTCGGTACGGTGTCGGTCGAGAAGTCCGAGTACCTCTCCCAGCAGCTCTCCAAGCGCGGCATCCCGCACGAGGTGCTCAACGCCAAGCAGCACGACCGTGAGGCGACGATCGTCGCCCAGGCCGGCCGCCGGGGCGCCGTCACCGTTGCCACGAACATGGCCGGCCGCGGTACCGACATCAAGCTCGGCGGCAACCCGGACGACCTCGCCGAGGCCGAGCTGCGCCAGCGCGGTCTGGACCCGGAGGAGCACATCGAGGAGTGGGCGCACGCCCTTCCCGAGGCGCTCACGCGGGCCGAGGCCGCCGTGAAGGCGGAGTTCGAGGAGGTCAAGGAGCTCGGCGGGCTGTACGTGCTGGGCACCGAGCGCCACGAGTCGCGCCGCATCGACAACCAGCTGCGCGGCCGCTCGGGCCGACAGGGCGACCCGGGCGAGTCCCGCTTCTACCTGTCGCTGGGCGACGACCTGATGCGCCTGTTCAAGGCGCAGATGGTCGAGCGCGTCATGTCGATGGCGAACGTGCCGGACGACGTGCCGATCGAGAACAAGATGGTCACGCGGGCCATCGCCTCGGCCCAGTCGCAGGTCGAGACGCAGAACTTCGAGACGCGCAAGAACGTCCTGAAGTACGACGAGGTCCTGAACAACCAGCGCACGGTCATCTACGCCGAGCGCCGCCGGGTCCTGGAGGGCGAAGACCTCCAGGAGCAGATCCGGCACATGATGGACGACACGATCGACGCGTACATCACGGCCGAGACGGTCGAGGGGTTCGCGGAGGAGTGGGACCTGGACCGGCTGTGGAACGCCTTCGGGCAGCTCTACCCGATCAAGGTCACGGTGGAGGAGCTCGAGGACGCGGCGGGCGACCGCGCGGGCATCACCGCCGAGTTCATCGCGGAGTCCGTCAAGGACGACATCCACGAGCAGTACGAGGCGCGCGAGGCGACGCTCGGCTCCGACATCATGCGCGAGCTGGAGCGGCGCGTGGTGCTGTCGGTGCTGGACCGCAAGTGGCGTGAGCACCTGTACGAGATGGACTACCTGCAGGAGGGCATCGGCCTGCGGGCGATGGCCCAGAAGGACCCGCTGGTCGAGTACCAGCGCGAGGGCTTCGACATGTTCAACGCCATGCAGGAAGGCATCAAGGAGGAGTCCGTCGGCTACCTGTTCAACCTGGAGGTCCAGGTCGAGCAGCAGGTCGAGGAGGTCCCGGTGCAGGACGCGGGTCCGTCGCTGAGCAAGCCGGAGATCCGCGCGAAGGGCCTGGACGCTCCGCAGCGTCCGGACCGGCTGCACTTCTCCGCGCCGACGGTCGACGGTGAGGGCGGCGTCGTCGAGGGCGACTTCGCATCGGAGTCCGGCGAGGACTCCGGGATGACCCGGGCGGAGCGCCGCAAGGCCGCCAAGGCTTCGGGCGGCCGCCGCCGCAAGAAGTAG
- a CDS encoding crosslink repair DNA glycosylase YcaQ family protein encodes MTTATPGPRPTASLSADDARRIALRAQGFIGTPDRRGGVRGILRHLGAVQLDTISVLARSHELIPYARLGAVGRAGVEAAYWSDQHAFEYWSHAACILPIEEWPHFAFRRRARKARGHRWHVLEDKDRSTKTVLDRLAAEGPLTSTELGGAKNGGEWFEWSETKIAVEWLLDIGEVVCTERRGWKRVYDLPGRAVPDELLHDDLDDRECVRRLVDLAGRSLGVGTRSDIADYHRLTGSQFDAVIADSGLVPVEVEGWGKPAWADPAALATAPRGRHRTTLLSPFDSLVWERPRTERIFGFTHRLEAYVPKPRRIHGYFAMPLLAGGHLQGRVDPGREGTTLVARQLSLTTPKAAGAMARALREAAEWVGCDAVRVERAASPAEWAAVTSELAAL; translated from the coding sequence ATGACGACCGCCACGCCCGGGCCCAGGCCGACCGCCTCCCTGTCCGCCGACGATGCCCGCCGCATCGCGCTGCGCGCGCAGGGGTTCATCGGAACCCCCGACCGCCGCGGCGGGGTACGCGGAATCCTGCGCCACCTGGGCGCCGTCCAGCTGGACACCATCTCCGTACTGGCCCGCTCCCACGAGCTCATCCCGTACGCGCGCCTGGGCGCGGTCGGCCGGGCCGGCGTCGAGGCGGCGTACTGGTCGGACCAGCACGCCTTCGAGTACTGGTCGCACGCGGCCTGCATCCTGCCCATCGAGGAGTGGCCGCACTTCGCCTTCCGCCGCCGGGCCCGCAAGGCCCGCGGCCACCGCTGGCACGTCCTGGAGGACAAGGACCGCTCGACGAAGACCGTCCTGGACCGCCTGGCTGCCGAGGGGCCGCTCACCTCCACCGAGCTGGGCGGCGCCAAGAACGGCGGCGAGTGGTTCGAATGGTCCGAGACGAAGATCGCGGTGGAGTGGCTGCTCGACATCGGCGAGGTCGTCTGCACCGAGCGGCGGGGCTGGAAGCGGGTCTACGACCTGCCCGGACGGGCGGTCCCCGACGAGCTGCTCCACGACGACCTGGACGACCGCGAGTGCGTGCGCCGCCTGGTGGACCTGGCCGGCCGGAGCCTGGGCGTGGGCACCCGGTCGGACATCGCGGACTACCACCGCCTGACCGGCTCGCAGTTCGATGCGGTGATCGCCGACTCGGGCCTGGTCCCGGTGGAGGTGGAGGGCTGGGGGAAGCCCGCCTGGGCCGACCCGGCGGCCCTGGCCACCGCGCCGCGCGGCCGCCACCGCACCACCCTGCTCTCCCCCTTCGACTCCCTGGTCTGGGAGCGTCCGCGCACCGAGCGGATCTTCGGCTTCACGCACCGCCTGGAGGCGTACGTCCCCAAGCCCCGGCGGATCCACGGGTACTTCGCGATGCCGCTGCTGGCCGGCGGGCACCTCCAGGGCCGCGTCGACCCGGGCCGCGAGGGCACGACCCTGGTGGCCCGCCAGCTCTCCCTGACCACCCCGAAGGCGGCGGGCGCGATGGCGCGGGCCCTGCGCGAGGCGGCGGAGTGGGTCGGCTGCGACGCGGTCCGCGTCGAGCGGGCCGCCTCCCCCGCGGAATGGGCGGCGGTGACCTCGGAGCTGGCCGCCCTCTGA
- a CDS encoding urease subunit gamma: MRLTPTERDRLLIFTAAELARARRARGVKLNVPEATALITDTVCEAARDGRRLAEAIEAGRHVLSADEVLPGVPDVVTSIQVEAVFDDGTRLCVIDDPFREAGSLGPDAPGAGLPGDGAGYQRVEPTVRLLVRNTASVPISVTSHFHFFEANPRLAFDRAAAYGTRLAAPAGASVRFDAGSSVAVELLPIGGARVTIGFAGLVDGPLDAPGAREAALAKARATGYLTAYQEQEQEQA; this comes from the coding sequence ATGCGACTGACACCGACCGAGCGGGACCGGCTGCTGATCTTCACGGCGGCGGAACTGGCCCGTGCCCGCCGGGCCCGCGGCGTGAAGCTCAACGTCCCCGAGGCGACCGCGCTGATCACCGACACCGTTTGCGAGGCGGCCCGGGACGGCCGCCGGCTGGCCGAGGCGATCGAAGCGGGGCGACACGTGCTGAGCGCGGACGAGGTCCTGCCCGGGGTGCCCGACGTGGTCACCTCGATCCAGGTCGAGGCAGTCTTCGACGACGGTACGCGGCTCTGCGTCATCGACGACCCCTTCCGGGAGGCGGGTTCGCTCGGGCCCGACGCCCCCGGCGCCGGCCTGCCCGGGGACGGCGCGGGCTATCAGCGGGTCGAGCCGACGGTGCGGCTGCTCGTGCGCAACACCGCGAGCGTGCCCATCAGCGTCACCTCGCACTTCCACTTCTTCGAGGCGAACCCGCGCCTCGCCTTCGACCGCGCCGCGGCCTACGGCACCCGGCTCGCCGCGCCGGCGGGCGCCTCGGTCCGGTTCGACGCCGGGTCCTCCGTCGCCGTGGAGCTGCTGCCCATCGGCGGGGCGCGCGTCACCATCGGTTTCGCCGGCCTCGTCGACGGCCCCCTGGACGCGCCCGGCGCCCGGGAGGCCGCCCTGGCCAAGGCCCGCGCCACGGGGTACCTCACCGCATACCAGGAGCAGGAGCAGGAACAGGCATGA